The proteins below are encoded in one region of Paenibacillus albus:
- a CDS encoding NAD-dependent succinate-semialdehyde dehydrogenase, whose amino-acid sequence MTSGNEEMDPRLELELKQELDLDRWNCQWINGEKVTSAQGSMTVYNPATGEAVGRVPRGDGEAAARAVDAASAALPGWGRLTAVQRAAYLNLWAERIEQARDQLARLMSREQGKPIQEAAGELDGSVQFIRWYAEEGKRVYGETIPGSRPNQRIMVWRQPVGVVGMITPWNFPAAMIIRKAAPALTAGCTIVVKPASQTPLIAVALMELLIDTGIPSGVANLVTGSAAAISDVFLSDARVRKISFTGSTEVGKSIMQRAAGGLKRLSLELGGIAPVIVFPDADIELAAESIVGNKFENCGQVCNGINVIYAHETIHKELSERIAAQTRMLRVGPGDEPDVEVGPLIDREAMLRVERLVADAKAKGASVLTGGYALLEEKYAHGHYYAPTVLTDVNEEMDVMKEEIFGPVAPIVAFSEEDEVIARCNATPYGLAAYVFTRDVSRVYRMCEQLEFGMVAVNGTSLSVPQAPFGGIKESGTGREGGHHGLDDYLELKYINLFVEGKGDERWVTIGRKSSPGHPVPGPAGLSPLLSWKER is encoded by the coding sequence GTGACGAGTGGGAACGAGGAGATGGATCCCAGACTGGAACTGGAACTGAAACAGGAACTGGATTTGGACAGATGGAACTGCCAATGGATTAACGGGGAGAAGGTGACCTCGGCACAAGGTAGCATGACAGTCTACAATCCGGCAACTGGGGAGGCGGTAGGCAGAGTGCCTCGAGGTGACGGCGAGGCTGCCGCGCGAGCCGTCGATGCCGCATCGGCTGCGTTGCCCGGTTGGGGGCGGTTGACTGCCGTTCAGCGGGCGGCTTATTTGAACCTGTGGGCGGAACGGATTGAGCAGGCGAGGGATCAGCTCGCACGCTTAATGTCGAGAGAGCAGGGGAAGCCGATTCAGGAAGCGGCGGGTGAGCTGGACGGTTCAGTGCAGTTTATTCGCTGGTATGCCGAGGAGGGCAAACGCGTATACGGTGAGACGATCCCTGGCTCCCGCCCCAATCAGCGCATTATGGTGTGGCGCCAGCCGGTCGGCGTCGTCGGCATGATTACTCCATGGAATTTTCCCGCTGCGATGATTATCCGTAAAGCCGCCCCTGCTTTGACAGCCGGCTGCACGATCGTCGTCAAGCCGGCGAGCCAGACGCCGCTCATTGCCGTCGCTTTGATGGAGCTGCTGATCGATACCGGCATTCCGAGCGGCGTCGCGAATTTGGTAACCGGCAGCGCCGCCGCGATCAGCGACGTGTTCTTATCGGATGCCCGTGTCCGCAAAATCTCGTTCACGGGCTCGACTGAAGTGGGGAAATCGATTATGCAGCGAGCGGCTGGCGGGCTGAAACGGCTTTCGCTGGAGCTAGGCGGCATCGCTCCGGTCATCGTATTTCCCGATGCCGATATTGAGCTCGCGGCGGAGTCGATCGTAGGCAACAAGTTCGAAAATTGCGGCCAAGTGTGCAACGGCATCAATGTGATCTATGCCCATGAGACTATTCATAAGGAGCTTAGCGAGCGGATTGCAGCGCAAACCCGCATGCTTCGCGTCGGCCCGGGCGATGAGCCGGACGTAGAAGTCGGTCCTTTGATCGACCGGGAAGCGATGCTGAGGGTCGAGCGTCTTGTAGCCGATGCCAAGGCGAAAGGGGCTTCCGTACTGACTGGCGGATACGCCTTATTAGAAGAGAAATACGCCCATGGGCATTATTACGCGCCGACTGTACTGACGGATGTTAATGAAGAGATGGACGTGATGAAAGAAGAGATATTCGGGCCGGTTGCTCCAATTGTTGCTTTCTCTGAAGAAGACGAGGTTATCGCCCGCTGCAATGCGACGCCGTATGGGCTCGCGGCGTATGTGTTCACCCGTGATGTGAGCCGGGTGTACCGGATGTGCGAGCAGCTCGAGTTCGGCATGGTCGCCGTGAACGGCACCTCGCTCAGCGTACCGCAAGCCCCGTTCGGCGGCATTAAGGAGAGCGGGACGGGAAGGGAAGGCGGGCATCACGGACTGGACGATTATCTGGAGCTGAAATATATCAATTTGTTCGTGGAGGGCAAGGGGGATGAACGATGGGTGACAATCGGAAGAAAATCGAGTCCGGGGCATCCGGTTCCAGGTCCGGCGGGCTTATCTCCACTGCTGAGCTGGAAGGAGCGATGA
- a CDS encoding MFS transporter gives MGKLTTLLFSIMFFIGTDTFLISPLIPTLQQLFDIPTQYSGWMVGAYALGYAIFALIAGPLSDGWDRKKVMFYGMIAFSISTILCGFATGFWSMFLFRLLAGISAAFTSPQIWASIPVLFPASKNAKVFGIVMAGLAAAQAFGIPIGGLLASTHWSYPFYVIGACSLVVSIFIYIAMPAMKPSQEQRTRLPILKRYIPLLTSRIARRAFLGHFMFNCGFMAAFSFIGKWMTDRFDLSVEQVGYVMFFLGIGNLVGSFGGPYLVQRFNRFNTLVGGFLLATACFIAVPFLPSVAAFDGVYFFIFLNMGIAFPLIMGQLTSLNPTIRGTISSLGNSIMYAATTIGSWIAGLIYATFNGFVAVAIFAALCFVVAIFYFVTSGILTNQSELKKKLAS, from the coding sequence ATGGGGAAGCTAACGACTTTATTATTCAGCATCATGTTTTTTATCGGTACCGATACATTTTTGATCTCGCCGTTAATCCCAACACTTCAGCAATTGTTCGATATCCCGACCCAATATTCAGGCTGGATGGTGGGGGCTTATGCTTTAGGCTATGCTATATTTGCATTGATTGCCGGACCGCTATCCGATGGCTGGGATCGCAAAAAAGTGATGTTTTACGGCATGATCGCTTTCTCGATCTCCACCATTCTATGCGGCTTTGCCACTGGCTTCTGGTCGATGTTCTTATTTCGTCTCTTGGCTGGAATCAGCGCAGCATTCACGTCGCCTCAAATATGGGCATCCATTCCGGTCCTGTTCCCCGCATCCAAGAACGCTAAGGTATTCGGAATCGTCATGGCGGGCTTGGCTGCAGCCCAAGCGTTCGGCATACCAATCGGAGGCCTGCTCGCCTCCACGCATTGGTCATATCCGTTCTATGTCATCGGCGCTTGCTCCTTGGTCGTGTCCATATTCATCTATATCGCAATGCCCGCGATGAAGCCAAGCCAAGAACAGAGAACCAGACTGCCGATTCTTAAGCGCTACATTCCTTTATTGACCAGCCGAATCGCGAGAAGAGCATTCCTCGGACATTTCATGTTCAACTGCGGATTCATGGCTGCCTTCTCGTTCATTGGCAAATGGATGACGGATCGCTTCGATCTCTCGGTTGAACAGGTAGGTTACGTCATGTTCTTCCTCGGTATCGGAAATCTGGTGGGGAGCTTTGGCGGTCCCTATCTGGTTCAAAGGTTCAATCGCTTCAATACGCTGGTTGGAGGTTTTTTACTCGCAACCGCATGTTTTATCGCCGTGCCTTTCTTGCCCTCAGTTGCCGCTTTCGACGGAGTATACTTCTTCATATTCTTGAACATGGGGATCGCATTTCCGTTAATCATGGGGCAGCTGACTTCGTTAAATCCGACCATCCGCGGCACGATCTCAAGCTTGGGCAATTCAATCATGTACGCCGCGACAACGATCGGTTCATGGATTGCAGGCTTGATCTATGCCACATTTAACGGTTTTGTAGCCGTCGCCATATTCGCAGCCCTTTGCTTCGTGGTTGCCATCTTCTACTTTGTGACAAGCGGCATTTTGACGAATCAATCGGAATTGAAAAAGAAACTTGCCTCTTAA
- a CDS encoding lipoate--protein ligase family protein: MKPTINSGWVRQDDGLNRPSWRFLHTGSRSPAENMAIDEAISIAHKEGAVPPTVRFYGWNPASLSIGYFQKAEKEVDFQALRELGLGFVRRSTGGRAVLHDQELTYSIVVSEQDAGISANVAEAYAELSSGLLIGVRKLGLDAAVTGQAGEPEEYSGSEHVPARRSLTAACFDAPSKHELVVGGRKIAGSAQMRGNGVILQHGSILLELDNEKLFSVLRFASPELRQRMFSLFGRKAASINDCLRRSGMAPVSMQRLEQVFRESFAEGLGVELVDGGLTEDELELASRLSTEKYGADSWNYRR; this comes from the coding sequence ATGAAGCCAACAATAAATAGCGGGTGGGTGCGGCAGGATGATGGGTTAAATCGGCCGTCGTGGCGGTTCTTGCATACAGGAAGCCGATCTCCAGCGGAAAACATGGCCATTGACGAGGCGATCTCGATTGCTCACAAAGAAGGCGCTGTGCCGCCGACAGTACGATTTTACGGTTGGAACCCGGCGTCGCTATCGATTGGCTATTTTCAGAAGGCGGAGAAGGAAGTAGATTTCCAGGCGCTGCGCGAGCTCGGTTTGGGGTTCGTCCGCCGCTCTACGGGGGGACGAGCCGTCCTGCATGATCAAGAGCTGACATACAGCATCGTAGTCTCCGAACAAGATGCGGGCATCTCGGCGAATGTCGCGGAAGCTTACGCGGAGTTAAGCAGCGGGCTGTTAATCGGCGTGCGAAAACTGGGACTGGATGCAGCGGTGACGGGACAGGCTGGCGAACCGGAGGAGTACAGCGGGAGTGAGCACGTTCCCGCGCGGAGGTCGCTTACCGCAGCTTGCTTCGATGCACCGTCCAAGCATGAGCTCGTTGTTGGCGGACGCAAAATCGCCGGCAGTGCGCAGATGCGCGGGAACGGCGTTATTTTGCAGCACGGCTCGATACTGCTCGAACTAGATAATGAGAAGCTATTCTCCGTGCTCCGATTCGCAAGTCCGGAACTCAGACAGCGAATGTTCAGTCTATTTGGACGAAAAGCTGCTTCAATCAACGATTGTCTGCGGCGTAGCGGAATGGCGCCAGTGTCGATGCAGCGGCTTGAACAAGTATTCCGCGAGAGCTTCGCAGAAGGACTTGGGGTCGAGCTCGTTGACGGGGGGCTAACCGAAGACGAACTGGAGCTGGCGAGCAGGCTCTCCACCGAGAAATATGGAGCGGATAGCTGGAATTATCGCAGATAG
- a CDS encoding ArsR/SmtB family transcription factor, whose amino-acid sequence MTTDKLLNDENRARIFKALADETRLEIIRHLYATKKEMNCGEVGDIQGTSKSNTSYHLRTLREAKLIKVRKEAQTRYMTIDMDTFQSYLPGFLDTL is encoded by the coding sequence ATGACTACCGATAAATTGTTGAATGATGAGAACAGGGCTAGAATTTTTAAGGCGTTGGCTGATGAGACAAGATTGGAAATTATTAGGCATCTATACGCCACTAAGAAAGAGATGAATTGCGGAGAAGTGGGGGACATTCAAGGGACTTCCAAGTCGAATACTTCGTACCATTTACGTACTTTAAGGGAGGCGAAATTGATCAAGGTACGAAAAGAAGCTCAAACGAGGTATATGACCATTGATATGGATACCTTTCAAAGTTACTTACCTGGATTTCTGGATACGTTGTAG
- a CDS encoding NADPH-dependent FMN reductase translates to MTKIGIIIGSTRPGRNGEAVARWTYDIAKKRNDAEYELVDLADFNLPIYDEPIPPAMGQPYSKPHTKAWSEKIASFDGYVFVTPEYNHATSGALKNALDFLFQEWNNKAAGFVGYGSLGGSRAVENLRLILGELMIADVRAQVALSLRDDFENYSVFKPQPHQEATVGTMLDQVVAWSGALQSLRK, encoded by the coding sequence ATGACTAAAATCGGAATTATTATTGGAAGCACGCGTCCCGGACGCAATGGAGAGGCGGTAGCTCGCTGGACTTACGATATTGCTAAGAAAAGAAACGACGCCGAGTATGAACTGGTGGATCTCGCCGATTTCAACCTGCCTATCTATGATGAACCGATTCCGCCGGCGATGGGGCAGCCTTATTCCAAACCGCATACAAAAGCTTGGTCGGAAAAGATAGCCTCCTTTGACGGCTACGTATTCGTAACTCCTGAATACAACCATGCGACATCGGGAGCTCTTAAAAATGCACTCGATTTCTTATTTCAAGAATGGAACAATAAAGCTGCTGGCTTCGTCGGATACGGCAGTCTTGGGGGATCGCGGGCAGTAGAAAATTTACGGCTTATTCTGGGAGAGCTGATGATCGCAGACGTTCGTGCGCAGGTTGCTCTTTCGCTTCGCGACGACTTCGAGAATTACAGCGTGTTCAAACCGCAGCCGCATCAAGAAGCGACTGTGGGTACGATGTTGGATCAGGTGGTCGCTTGGTCCGGAGCCTTGCAATCACTAAGAAAATAA
- a CDS encoding LysR family transcriptional regulator, whose translation MEFRQLECFKAVCEHMHFTRAAEQLGISQPTLSYQIKLLEDEIGVPLFNRIGKKITMTASGDILSKYCLQIFGALSGFRNEMNELRQMERGELSIAVLIGEINEFVSGLIGDFSRNHPNMKIRLLGTEDVVEPIVNEDADIGVTILLKDYDDRFAKIPIYEEDFYFVMRDDHPMSKHAQIEFDQIRNEDLIMFPMTYRCRQMLDAVSSGLGFKLQPKIETTTINSLLKLIQTGAGVTILSRTLLHLYERQGLVAIPVVNPSLTREIGIVYLKEKYLETAVKELINLIKQSAISLQLVNDLPSEARA comes from the coding sequence ATGGAATTTAGACAATTGGAATGTTTCAAGGCTGTATGCGAACATATGCACTTCACTCGCGCTGCGGAGCAGTTAGGTATTTCTCAACCGACGCTCAGTTACCAGATTAAGCTGCTGGAAGATGAGATCGGAGTCCCTTTGTTTAATCGAATTGGCAAAAAGATCACCATGACAGCGAGCGGAGATATTTTATCCAAATACTGCTTGCAAATTTTCGGAGCACTATCCGGCTTTCGCAATGAAATGAACGAATTACGTCAGATGGAACGCGGCGAGCTGTCCATTGCGGTACTCATAGGTGAAATTAATGAGTTCGTTTCAGGCTTGATAGGAGATTTCTCCCGCAACCATCCGAATATGAAAATCAGACTTCTTGGGACAGAAGACGTCGTGGAACCGATCGTAAACGAGGATGCAGATATTGGCGTCACCATTTTATTGAAGGATTATGATGACCGATTCGCAAAAATCCCCATCTACGAAGAGGATTTCTATTTCGTTATGAGAGATGACCATCCCATGTCTAAGCATGCCCAGATTGAATTTGATCAAATTCGCAATGAGGACTTGATTATGTTTCCGATGACTTATCGTTGTCGGCAGATGCTTGATGCCGTTAGCTCGGGGTTAGGCTTTAAGCTGCAGCCAAAGATCGAGACAACGACCATCAATTCGTTGTTGAAGCTCATCCAGACCGGAGCCGGAGTAACGATATTATCGCGAACACTACTGCATTTGTACGAACGCCAAGGACTTGTAGCGATTCCCGTTGTGAATCCTTCGTTAACGAGAGAAATTGGCATCGTCTATTTGAAGGAGAAGTATTTAGAGACAGCGGTCAAAGAGTTAATTAACCTCATTAAACAAAGTGCGATTTCGCTGCAATTAGTAAATGACTTACCAAGCGAGGCCCGAGCTTAA
- a CDS encoding gamma-glutamyl-gamma-aminobutyrate hydrolase family protein — translation MRTMPLIGITGYYVSGAEGVGGMFRGMPGQGFGVIGHDYMHAVQKVGAAPVGIPACDPSACRRIVEALDGLVLAGGEDVDPQLYGANPDLRCGIITPERDRFELQLIEEALRQKKPILAICRGMQLLNVSFGGSLYVDIADHSADVLAHQFARAPRWYMAHRVTLLDEGLRRLYGTDEIKVNSYHHQAVRRLGTGLAASAVAEDGIIEAIVHHDHPSVLALQWHPEMMAVHDDEGLIPFRWLIDQIKGRSDNRDEWERGDGSQTGTGTETGTGFGQMELPMD, via the coding sequence ATGAGAACGATGCCGCTTATCGGCATTACGGGCTATTATGTCAGCGGCGCGGAAGGGGTAGGAGGGATGTTCCGCGGCATGCCCGGACAAGGCTTTGGTGTGATCGGGCACGATTATATGCATGCCGTGCAAAAGGTCGGCGCGGCGCCGGTTGGCATACCGGCGTGCGATCCTTCAGCCTGCAGGCGAATTGTTGAGGCGCTGGACGGCCTCGTATTGGCGGGCGGCGAAGATGTCGACCCGCAGCTGTACGGGGCGAATCCCGATCTGCGCTGCGGGATCATTACGCCTGAGCGGGATCGTTTCGAGCTGCAGTTAATCGAAGAGGCGCTTCGGCAGAAGAAGCCGATTCTGGCCATTTGCAGAGGGATGCAGCTGCTCAATGTCAGCTTCGGCGGCTCGCTGTATGTGGATATTGCGGATCACTCGGCAGATGTGCTCGCCCATCAGTTCGCCCGCGCGCCGCGCTGGTATATGGCGCACCGGGTGACGCTGCTGGACGAGGGACTTCGGCGACTATATGGAACGGACGAGATCAAGGTGAACAGCTATCACCATCAAGCGGTTCGAAGACTCGGGACCGGTCTTGCTGCGTCTGCGGTTGCTGAGGATGGAATTATCGAAGCGATTGTTCATCACGACCATCCAAGTGTGCTCGCTCTGCAATGGCATCCGGAGATGATGGCCGTCCACGATGACGAAGGACTCATACCGTTCCGCTGGCTGATCGATCAAATCAAGGGGAGGAGCGATAACCGTGACGAGTGGGAACGAGGAGATGGATCCCAGACTGGAACTGGAACTGAAACAGGAACTGGATTTGGACAGATGGAACTGCCAATGGATTAA
- a CDS encoding SDR family NAD(P)-dependent oxidoreductase — MGRLQDRVCVITGAGGGMGLTAARMFAQEGAKIALFEVNEQSGLAAAAEIVELGGEAAFFPCNVADEQSVQTAVGMAVERFGTVDVLYNNAGIMPAADGSVIDTTVEVWDQVMDVNVKGTFLMCKHVIPHMVQQGSGSIINIASFVAFMGCSVPQDAYTASKGAIVSLTRSLAIQFRPYGVRSNAICPGPIETPLLTEWLLKDEEAKLLRLNRQPSGRFGRPEDIVNSAIYLASDESDWTNGAILNIDGGITCNYF; from the coding sequence ATGGGACGTTTGCAGGATCGAGTATGTGTGATAACCGGCGCAGGGGGCGGCATGGGATTGACGGCTGCGCGTATGTTTGCTCAGGAAGGCGCAAAGATCGCTTTGTTCGAGGTGAATGAGCAATCGGGGCTGGCGGCTGCTGCCGAAATTGTGGAGCTAGGCGGAGAAGCGGCGTTCTTCCCGTGCAACGTCGCTGATGAGCAAAGTGTGCAGACGGCGGTCGGTATGGCAGTAGAACGTTTCGGTACTGTTGACGTTCTGTACAACAATGCTGGCATCATGCCGGCGGCGGACGGCTCCGTCATCGATACGACTGTCGAGGTATGGGACCAGGTGATGGATGTGAACGTGAAAGGGACTTTTCTCATGTGCAAGCACGTCATCCCGCACATGGTGCAGCAGGGAAGCGGCTCGATCATCAATATCGCTTCGTTCGTCGCGTTCATGGGGTGCTCGGTGCCGCAGGATGCCTATACCGCATCCAAAGGTGCGATCGTATCGTTGACGAGATCGCTCGCGATTCAATTCCGCCCATACGGCGTTCGCAGCAATGCCATTTGTCCGGGTCCGATCGAGACGCCGCTGCTTACGGAATGGCTGCTCAAGGACGAGGAGGCGAAGCTGCTCCGCCTGAACCGCCAGCCGAGCGGACGGTTCGGACGTCCGGAGGATATCGTGAACAGCGCGATCTATCTCGCATCGGACGAATCCGATTGGACGAACGGCGCGATTCTGAATATTGACGGCGGGATTACGTGCAATTATTTTTAA
- a CDS encoding glutamine synthetase family protein, producing MGDNRKKIESGASGSRSGGLISTAELEGAMKTGEIDTLILAFCDMQGRLMGKRLTSDYCLNSGLTKGTHFCTYLLGTDMEMNTPGGYELMNWESGYGDYLAKPDWSTLRVIPWQERTALVLCDVEDEHTGSRIEVSPREILQQQLRRAEKLSFRIMTASELEFFLFRDTYEQLHSDGYRTMHMNVAGHYNEDYNLLQSTRNEPLYRLFRNSMNAAGIPIESTKGEAAIGQHEINMRFADALTSADRHIILKHGMKEICIQQGCSVTFMAKPHHSWTGSSGHIHISVWDQKGERNLFDDPDQQPYGMSEEMRFFLGGILACTRDFSLFFAPNINSYKRFAPESWAPVSIVWSRDNRTSGLRIVGDRQSLRIESRIPGADMNPYLAYAAMIAAGVHGIENRIEPPPEWKGNAYAAEGLPRVPASLNEAMAIWKASPLVRSAFGDAVTDHYYNMAHVEQQVYDAFVTDWERVRYFEQG from the coding sequence ATGGGTGACAATCGGAAGAAAATCGAGTCCGGGGCATCCGGTTCCAGGTCCGGCGGGCTTATCTCCACTGCTGAGCTGGAAGGAGCGATGAAAACGGGCGAGATCGACACGTTGATCCTCGCCTTTTGCGATATGCAGGGCCGGTTAATGGGGAAGCGGCTGACCAGTGATTATTGTTTAAACAGCGGATTGACGAAAGGAACCCACTTCTGTACCTACTTGCTCGGCACCGATATGGAGATGAATACGCCAGGCGGGTATGAGCTGATGAACTGGGAGAGCGGCTACGGCGACTATCTGGCGAAACCGGATTGGAGTACGCTGCGCGTCATTCCTTGGCAGGAGAGGACTGCGCTTGTTCTCTGCGATGTAGAAGATGAGCATACGGGCAGCCGGATCGAAGTTTCTCCGCGGGAGATATTACAGCAGCAGCTTAGGCGGGCGGAGAAGCTCTCTTTCCGCATCATGACGGCGAGCGAGCTGGAATTTTTTCTGTTCCGGGATACGTATGAACAACTCCATTCGGATGGCTATCGTACGATGCATATGAACGTCGCCGGGCATTACAACGAGGATTACAATTTGCTGCAGAGTACCCGCAACGAACCGCTGTATCGGCTCTTTCGCAATAGCATGAATGCGGCGGGTATACCTATTGAATCGACCAAAGGCGAAGCTGCAATCGGACAGCATGAGATTAATATGCGCTTTGCGGATGCGCTGACTTCGGCTGATCGGCACATCATCCTAAAGCATGGAATGAAGGAAATATGTATTCAGCAGGGCTGCTCCGTCACGTTTATGGCAAAGCCTCATCATAGCTGGACTGGATCGAGCGGACATATTCATATTAGCGTCTGGGATCAGAAAGGGGAGCGCAATCTGTTCGACGACCCGGACCAGCAGCCGTATGGCATGTCGGAGGAGATGCGTTTTTTTCTAGGTGGAATATTAGCCTGTACCCGCGATTTCTCGCTTTTCTTCGCCCCGAACATCAATTCCTATAAGCGCTTCGCGCCCGAGAGCTGGGCACCGGTGAGCATCGTCTGGAGCAGGGACAACCGGACAAGCGGATTGCGCATTGTCGGTGACCGGCAAAGTCTGCGGATCGAGAGCCGCATTCCCGGCGCGGATATGAATCCGTATCTCGCTTATGCAGCGATGATCGCAGCGGGTGTGCATGGGATCGAGAACCGGATCGAACCGCCGCCGGAGTGGAAAGGAAACGCTTATGCGGCCGAAGGGCTTCCCCGAGTTCCGGCTTCGCTTAACGAAGCGATGGCGATATGGAAAGCTAGCCCGCTCGTGCGATCGGCGTTCGGCGATGCCGTGACAGACCATTATTACAATATGGCTCATGTAGAGCAGCAAGTATATGATGCATTCGTCACTGACTGGGAACGGGTGCGGTATTTTGAACAAGGGTAA
- a CDS encoding FMN-dependent NADH-azoreductase, with protein MADMLIINAHPKVDAEESFSLKVFNHFLNEYKKQNQTDTIELVNLYADYIPQLDRSAFLAREKMEKGIPLMDSEQRMMDRTHEILKQFRAAKKYVIVMPLHNFNIPSKLKDYMDHVVVPRETYKYAENGPIGLLNDGRSLLVIQGSGAIYTSNDWYTEVEFSHQYLKAMFDFLGVKDYQIVRVQGTARLNPDDIMQQAYRQVEEAASSFF; from the coding sequence ATGGCCGATATGCTAATCATTAATGCGCATCCTAAAGTGGATGCAGAGGAATCCTTCAGTTTAAAAGTGTTCAACCACTTTTTGAATGAATACAAGAAACAGAACCAAACAGATACGATCGAACTGGTTAATCTCTATGCTGATTACATTCCTCAGCTTGATCGAAGCGCCTTTCTGGCGAGGGAAAAGATGGAGAAAGGAATACCTCTCATGGATTCGGAACAAAGGATGATGGATCGCACCCATGAGATACTTAAACAATTCAGAGCAGCCAAAAAGTACGTGATCGTTATGCCGTTACACAACTTCAATATACCGTCTAAGCTAAAGGACTATATGGACCATGTCGTGGTTCCTCGAGAAACTTACAAGTATGCGGAGAATGGCCCTATCGGTTTGTTAAATGACGGGCGAAGCCTTCTCGTTATACAAGGGAGCGGAGCGATCTATACAAGCAACGACTGGTACACAGAGGTGGAATTCTCCCATCAATATTTGAAAGCCATGTTCGACTTCCTTGGCGTGAAGGACTATCAAATCGTAAGAGTACAGGGGACAGCGAGATTGAATCCTGACGATATTATGCAGCAGGCATATCGCCAGGTGGAGGAAGCCGCAAGCTCTTTTTTTTAA
- the gcvH gene encoding glycine cleavage system protein GcvH: MSVVKPGLGYTAEHEWAEAGNGAVKIGITDFAQCQLGDIVFVELPQLGQEVEAGQPIGTIESVKTVSELYSPVTGKVTKINEALLDAPELVNSDPYGEGWIALVEVDGDAADLVNRMLSADQYEANNK; the protein is encoded by the coding sequence ATGAGCGTCGTCAAGCCAGGGTTAGGATATACTGCCGAGCATGAATGGGCGGAAGCGGGAAACGGGGCTGTTAAAATCGGGATTACCGATTTTGCTCAGTGTCAATTAGGCGATATCGTATTTGTCGAGCTTCCGCAGCTTGGCCAAGAGGTCGAAGCGGGACAGCCGATAGGCACGATTGAATCGGTAAAAACGGTTTCCGAGCTGTACAGTCCGGTGACGGGGAAAGTCACGAAGATTAACGAAGCGCTGCTGGATGCGCCAGAGCTCGTCAATTCGGATCCGTACGGCGAGGGCTGGATCGCCCTTGTCGAGGTCGATGGCGATGCTGCCGATCTCGTGAATAGAATGCTCAGCGCCGACCAGTATGAAGCCAACAATAAATAG